In one window of Rhodovulum sp. P5 DNA:
- a CDS encoding iron ABC transporter permease, with protein sequence MVAIAPETAAAQGWDRAPLARRTSFVLMAALASVALFSLTVGAAGTSPWQVLADLVAGREVALADRVVLFEIRLPRLAMGALVGASLAVSGAVMQGLFRNPLADPGLVGVSAGAGLGAISAIVLGSLLPAGLAAALGYYAVPVAAFLGGWGTTLALYAISTRKGRTSVATMLLAGIATGALAGALSGILVYMADDAQLRDLTFWGLGSLSGATWGKLATAAPLMLLALACAPMLARGLNALALGEAAAAHIGIPVQRLKNVAILTVAGATGAAVAVSGGIGFVGIVVPHLLRLATGPDHRFLLINAALLGATLLILADVIARAIIAPAELPIGIVTATLGGPFFLWILLRRRGVVDL encoded by the coding sequence GTGGTTGCCATCGCTCCGGAGACAGCCGCCGCGCAAGGCTGGGATCGCGCACCGCTGGCCCGCCGCACGAGCTTTGTGCTGATGGCCGCCCTTGCGTCCGTCGCCCTGTTCAGCTTGACCGTGGGCGCGGCGGGGACGTCCCCGTGGCAGGTTCTGGCCGATCTGGTTGCGGGGCGCGAGGTGGCGCTGGCCGACCGCGTCGTGCTGTTCGAGATCCGGCTTCCCCGGCTGGCGATGGGGGCGCTGGTGGGGGCGTCGCTCGCCGTTTCGGGCGCGGTGATGCAGGGGTTGTTCCGCAACCCGCTGGCCGATCCGGGGCTTGTGGGTGTCAGTGCCGGGGCGGGCCTCGGCGCGATCTCGGCCATCGTGCTTGGTAGTCTGTTGCCCGCCGGGCTTGCGGCAGCACTGGGCTACTATGCCGTTCCGGTGGCAGCCTTCCTTGGCGGCTGGGGCACGACGCTGGCGCTTTATGCCATTTCAACCCGAAAGGGGCGCACATCGGTCGCAACCATGCTGCTGGCCGGAATCGCCACTGGTGCACTGGCCGGAGCTCTGTCGGGCATTCTGGTCTACATGGCCGATGACGCGCAATTGCGCGACCTGACCTTCTGGGGCCTTGGGTCGCTATCAGGCGCGACATGGGGCAAGCTCGCCACCGCCGCGCCGTTGATGCTGTTGGCGCTCGCCTGCGCGCCTATGCTGGCCCGGGGCCTGAACGCGCTGGCGCTGGGGGAGGCGGCCGCGGCGCATATTGGCATTCCTGTCCAGCGGCTGAAGAACGTGGCCATCCTGACGGTGGCCGGGGCGACGGGCGCAGCGGTTGCCGTCTCTGGCGGAATCGGTTTCGTGGGCATCGTCGTGCCGCATCTGTTGCGGCTGGCCACAGGGCCGGATCACCGCTTCCTGTTGATCAACGCGGCCCTTCTGGGGGCGACGCTCCTGATCCTCGCGGACGTCATTGCCCGCGCGATCATCGCGCCCGCGGAGTTACCCATCGGCATCGTTACGGCCACGCTGGGCGGACCGTTCTTCCTGTGGATCCTGCTGCGCCGCCGGGGCGTTGTGGATCTGTGA
- a CDS encoding hemin ABC transporter substrate-binding protein, whose protein sequence is MRILILVAALFAPLPAAADRVLSVGGAVTEIVYALGQEDRLVGRDTTSTWPEAARDLPDVGYMRRLSPEGVLSLSPDLILAEEGSGPPETVQLLREAAIPFVEIPDGFDREAVLDKIRAIAAALGVEERGATLAHDVGRALDAAAAAGADAAHPKVMFVMSVQGGRILAAGRETAADGIIRLAGAQNAMTAFEGYKQLTDEAVIAAAPDAILMMDRNGSTELVERVQSHPAMKITPAGRAGAVIRMDGLYLLGFGPRTADAARELSLKLAALGG, encoded by the coding sequence ATGCGCATCCTGATTCTTGTCGCAGCGCTTTTTGCGCCCCTGCCCGCAGCGGCCGACCGGGTGTTGTCGGTCGGCGGCGCGGTCACCGAGATCGTTTATGCCCTGGGGCAAGAGGATCGCCTTGTCGGGCGCGACACAACCTCGACCTGGCCAGAGGCCGCGCGCGACCTGCCCGATGTCGGTTACATGCGCCGGCTCTCGCCAGAAGGCGTTCTCTCGCTTTCGCCCGACCTGATCCTTGCCGAAGAGGGCTCCGGCCCGCCGGAGACCGTGCAACTCTTGCGCGAAGCAGCGATTCCGTTTGTCGAGATCCCCGATGGCTTCGACCGGGAAGCCGTTCTGGACAAGATCCGCGCCATTGCCGCGGCGCTTGGCGTCGAGGAGCGGGGCGCAACTCTGGCCCATGACGTCGGCCGTGCTCTCGATGCCGCGGCGGCGGCCGGGGCTGATGCCGCACATCCGAAGGTGATGTTCGTAATGTCGGTGCAGGGCGGGCGTATCCTTGCTGCTGGGCGCGAGACGGCCGCCGACGGTATCATCCGCCTGGCCGGAGCACAGAATGCGATGACGGCGTTCGAGGGCTACAAGCAACTGACCGATGAGGCGGTGATTGCGGCCGCACCAGACGCGATCCTGATGATGGACCGTAACGGAAGTACCGAACTCGTTGAGCGCGTCCAGTCCCACCCGGCGATGAAGATCACCCCGGCCGGGCGCGCGGGAGCGGTGATCCGTATGGACGGGCTTTACTTGCTGGGTTTCGGGCCGCGCACCGCCGATGCGGCGCGCGAACTGTCCCTCAAACTCGCCGCGCTAGGGGGCTGA
- a CDS encoding hemin-degrading factor has translation MADGRAITPGEIRAARQENPKAFARDLASAMGLAEAELVAAETGHDATRISADPDRIMPLMPAFGEVMALTRNDSAVIEKTGQYGDYTPGAHAAMVLSPEIDLRIFPKHWVHAFALKEQKGPKLRRSIQIFDAAGDAVHKIHVPVDTPDEVWDGLVADLSMEDQSQVLDLFPRAPVEPTKADPAKTDRLRSEWDRLTDTHQFLQMVRKLKMNRLGAYRIAGAPYVRPLAHDCIGSLLDGLSAARLPFMLFVGNSGCIEIHSGPIDTTKPTGAWLNILDPRFNLHLRGDHVAEVWAVSKPTRRGPTLSVEAFDAAGRLILQAFGLRTDNVDHMAPWVDLVGTLPEPAEAPL, from the coding sequence ATGGCAGATGGAAGGGCCATCACGCCCGGCGAAATACGTGCGGCGCGTCAAGAGAACCCCAAAGCATTTGCGCGCGATCTGGCAAGTGCGATGGGTCTGGCAGAGGCAGAGCTTGTCGCCGCCGAAACGGGCCATGACGCGACCCGTATCTCGGCCGACCCGGATCGGATAATGCCGCTGATGCCAGCCTTTGGCGAGGTAATGGCCCTGACCCGCAACGACAGCGCGGTAATCGAGAAGACTGGCCAGTACGGTGACTACACCCCCGGTGCTCATGCTGCGATGGTGTTGAGCCCTGAGATCGACCTGCGAATTTTTCCAAAACACTGGGTCCATGCCTTCGCTTTGAAGGAGCAGAAAGGGCCAAAGCTGCGCCGTTCGATCCAGATATTCGACGCAGCAGGCGATGCGGTACACAAGATCCATGTGCCCGTGGACACCCCGGATGAGGTTTGGGATGGGCTGGTGGCAGATCTGAGCATGGAAGATCAGTCGCAAGTCCTCGACCTGTTTCCGCGCGCCCCGGTGGAGCCCACAAAAGCCGACCCAGCCAAGACCGACCGCCTCCGCAGCGAATGGGACCGCCTGACCGACACGCACCAGTTCCTGCAGATGGTGCGCAAGCTGAAGATGAACCGCCTCGGCGCCTACCGGATTGCCGGTGCACCTTACGTGCGGCCGTTGGCCCACGATTGCATCGGTTCCCTGTTGGACGGGCTGTCCGCAGCCCGTCTGCCGTTCATGCTGTTTGTTGGAAATAGCGGCTGTATCGAGATCCATTCCGGCCCGATCGACACGACCAAACCCACCGGGGCGTGGCTGAACATCCTCGACCCGCGGTTCAACCTGCATCTGCGGGGCGATCACGTCGCAGAGGTTTGGGCGGTGAGCAAGCCCACGCGGCGCGGCCCGACCCTGTCGGTGGAGGCGTTCGACGCGGCGGGTAGGCTGATCCTGCAAGCTTTCGGTCTACGCACCGACAATGTCGACCACATGGCCCCCTGGGTTGATCTTGTCGGAACCCTTCCCGAACCGGCGGAGGCCCCCCTGTGA
- a CDS encoding MotA/TolQ/ExbB proton channel family protein, with amino-acid sequence MMEPVLETLRRIADLGGPVVLLLIAISVVTLAVVLYKFWQFAVAGVGRHRALSQAVAAWDAGDRAAARATLDSSRSYLRPVIDLAMSGHRDDARLAAEAETRFAKLERGFRFLDSVAQVSPLLGLFGTVLGMISAFQALQAAGAQVDPSILAGGIWVALLTTAVGLAVAMPTALILSWFEGRMEAERVLAEKALRTVLAPTRREADQVAPAGANAHA; translated from the coding sequence ATGATGGAACCCGTTCTGGAAACCTTGCGCCGTATTGCCGATCTGGGCGGGCCCGTCGTTTTGCTGCTGATCGCGATATCGGTCGTGACGCTGGCCGTTGTTCTTTACAAGTTTTGGCAGTTCGCGGTGGCCGGCGTCGGGCGCCATCGTGCGCTATCTCAGGCTGTGGCGGCCTGGGATGCGGGCGACCGCGCTGCGGCGCGGGCCACTTTGGACAGCTCGCGCAGCTATCTGCGCCCGGTGATCGATCTGGCGATGTCAGGCCATCGCGATGACGCGCGGCTGGCCGCCGAGGCCGAGACCCGCTTTGCCAAGTTAGAGCGCGGTTTCCGGTTTCTGGACTCCGTAGCGCAGGTTTCGCCGCTATTGGGTCTGTTCGGCACCGTTCTGGGCATGATCTCGGCTTTTCAGGCGTTGCAGGCGGCCGGTGCGCAGGTCGACCCTTCGATTCTGGCCGGCGGCATCTGGGTGGCGCTGCTGACAACTGCGGTGGGCCTTGCCGTTGCCATGCCCACCGCGCTGATCCTCAGCTGGTTCGAGGGACGGATGGAGGCCGAGCGGGTGCTTGCGGAAAAGGCCCTGCGTACCGTTCTGGCCCCCACCCGCCGCGAGGCCGATCAGGTTGCACCCGCCGGGGCGAACGCCCATGCATAG
- a CDS encoding biopolymer transporter ExbD, with translation MSLTPLVDVIFLLLLFFMLTSTFTRFAEVDLTAAGPAQAASPDNRPLFLQLEPEALRLNGRAVGLESLPEALTEIVTEDENPLLVALRGSVSAQRLTDLLVVLRRMPGLQVTVLGAS, from the coding sequence ATGTCGCTCACGCCGCTTGTCGACGTGATCTTCCTGCTCCTGCTATTCTTCATGCTGACATCGACCTTCACCCGCTTTGCCGAGGTCGATCTGACCGCTGCCGGGCCTGCACAGGCGGCAAGCCCGGACAACCGTCCGCTGTTTCTGCAACTGGAGCCGGAGGCGCTGCGGCTCAACGGTCGGGCAGTCGGGCTTGAGAGTCTGCCGGAGGCGCTGACCGAAATTGTGACGGAGGATGAAAACCCCCTGCTGGTGGCCCTGCGCGGATCGGTGTCGGCGCAACGTCTGACCGATCTTCTTGTCGTCTTGCGGCGCATGCCCGGGTTGCAGGTCACAGTTCTGGGGGCGTCATGA